One window of the Terriglobia bacterium genome contains the following:
- a CDS encoding cupin domain-containing protein, translating to MDRLSPFFSRFTLSARVFYSGKLCGGSGTHESRNTGHLHVLRSGTLQLIQANRRPMLIREPSVLLFPRPRRHRFWADETSGAEIVCASIEFGAGMLNPLVQALPDVLVVSLESVSELAPAIDLLFGEAFADHPGRQSAVDRLTEYFLILLLRSAIQSGLVKSGVLTGLSPKIWLRRH from the coding sequence ATGGACCGCCTTTCGCCATTCTTCAGCCGCTTCACGCTATCGGCGCGTGTTTTCTATTCGGGGAAGTTATGCGGCGGGTCAGGAACGCATGAAAGTCGGAACACCGGACATCTGCATGTCCTCCGCAGCGGCACACTCCAGTTGATCCAGGCGAACCGCCGCCCCATGCTTATACGCGAACCGAGTGTCCTGCTTTTCCCCAGGCCCAGGCGTCACCGTTTCTGGGCCGACGAAACGAGCGGAGCGGAAATCGTTTGCGCTTCGATCGAATTCGGGGCCGGAATGTTGAACCCGCTGGTCCAGGCTCTGCCGGACGTACTGGTCGTATCGTTGGAATCCGTGAGCGAACTGGCGCCGGCCATCGACCTGTTGTTCGGTGAAGCGTTTGCCGACCATCCAGGGCGTCAGAGTGCGGTTGACCGTCTGACCGAGTATTTTCTGATCCTGCTCCTGCGGTCTGCGATCCAATCCGGCCTCGTGAAAAGCGGAGTGTTGACGGGACTCTCACCCAAGATCTGGCTCCGGCGCCATTAA